In Betaproteobacteria bacterium, a genomic segment contains:
- a CDS encoding RnfH family protein, translating to MRVLVVVALAEAQDVVAIELDEGANLAQALVAARVAERFPGLTLDCVGVWGRRRSPGFVLRDADRVEIYRDVRADAKAMRRARAGIRSSPRSRSGP from the coding sequence ATGCGCGTTCTCGTCGTGGTGGCGCTTGCGGAGGCGCAGGACGTCGTCGCGATCGAGCTCGATGAGGGAGCGAACCTCGCCCAGGCGCTGGTCGCCGCCCGGGTGGCCGAGCGCTTTCCGGGTTTGACGCTGGATTGCGTGGGCGTCTGGGGAAGGCGCCGCAGTCCGGGCTTCGTGCTGCGCGATGCGGATCGGGTGGAAATCTACCGGGACGTGCGAGCCGACGCGAAGGCCATGCGACGTGCGCGGGCCGGGATCAGGTCTTCGCCTCGATCTCGAAGCGGGCCCTGA
- a CDS encoding type II toxin-antitoxin system RatA family toxin, whose amino-acid sequence MPTIIRKVIVDRSAEAMFALVDGVEHYPQFLPWCSGIEVFGRTPTETCARIDIDFHGLKTHVATRNRNEPPEWIHLELADGPFERLAGHWHIRPLGPEGCAIEFSIDYAFSSRALDTVMGPVFGQIMETIVDRFVERAAALRRSEAAAQPAAGS is encoded by the coding sequence ATGCCTACCATCATCCGCAAGGTCATCGTCGATCGCTCCGCCGAGGCCATGTTCGCCCTCGTGGACGGGGTCGAGCACTACCCGCAGTTCCTCCCCTGGTGCAGCGGCATCGAGGTGTTCGGCCGCACTCCGACCGAAACGTGCGCGCGTATCGACATCGACTTCCACGGACTAAAGACCCACGTGGCCACGCGCAATCGCAACGAGCCACCCGAGTGGATCCACCTCGAGCTCGCCGACGGGCCCTTCGAGCGCCTGGCCGGGCACTGGCACATCCGCCCGCTGGGCCCGGAGGGTTGCGCGATCGAGTTCTCCATCGACTACGCGTTTTCCAGCCGGGCACTGGACACCGTGATGGGACCGGTGTTCGGCCAGATCATGGAGACGATCGTGGACCGATTCGTCGAGCGGGCTGCGGCCCTGCGCCGCTCGGAAGCGGCGGCGCAGCCCGCGGCAGGCTCCTGA
- the smpB gene encoding SsrA-binding protein SmpB → MSIVDNRKAFHDYFIEERFEAGLVLEGWEVKSIRAGRVQLKEAYVIVRGAEAFIIGMHVSALPTASTHIHPDPTRTRKLLLHGNELARLIGKVERSGYTLVPINLHYAKGRIKADIGLAKGKKQHDKREAQKDRDWLREKQRLMRNKA, encoded by the coding sequence ATGAGCATCGTCGACAACCGCAAGGCCTTCCACGACTACTTCATCGAAGAGCGCTTCGAGGCCGGGCTCGTGCTCGAGGGCTGGGAGGTGAAGTCGATCCGCGCGGGACGCGTGCAGCTGAAGGAGGCCTATGTGATCGTGCGCGGCGCGGAGGCGTTCATCATCGGCATGCACGTGAGCGCGCTTCCCACGGCATCGACGCATATCCACCCCGACCCCACCCGCACCCGCAAGCTCCTGCTGCACGGGAACGAGCTGGCCCGGCTCATCGGCAAGGTCGAGCGCAGCGGCTACACGCTCGTCCCGATCAATCTCCACTACGCCAAGGGCCGCATCAAGGCCGACATCGGGCTGGCCAAGGGCAAGAAGCAGCATGACAAGCGCGAGGCGCAGAAGGACCGCGACTGGCTGCGCGAGAAGCAGCGGTTGATGCGCAACAAGGCCTGA
- a CDS encoding DUF3313 family protein — MKILIRAAIVVLACLAGKTCLAQSPAASDAEGLVAIKARNVDRAWLLPGADFRPYTKVLLKNADVAFQKDWLRDMNSNRGARPSQVTKSDARKIVEAARSGFDEIWAQAFRSSGYAVVTSPGGDVLEVSPRVVDLYVNAPDVLNAAGTRLYTVEAGEATLRMDIRDSLTGTLLGRVADHRETLKTPRAQATDSVTNREQFAQMFAVWALVAAKGLQELKANSPLPETLQRERKPPSR; from the coding sequence ATGAAAATCCTCATTCGAGCCGCCATCGTGGTGCTCGCCTGCCTTGCGGGTAAGACCTGCCTTGCGCAGTCACCGGCGGCGTCCGACGCTGAAGGACTCGTCGCCATCAAGGCACGCAACGTGGACCGGGCCTGGCTGCTGCCGGGTGCGGACTTCCGGCCGTACACGAAGGTGCTGCTCAAGAACGCCGATGTAGCCTTCCAGAAGGACTGGCTGCGCGACATGAACAGCAATCGCGGGGCGCGCCCGAGCCAGGTGACCAAGTCGGACGCACGCAAGATCGTCGAGGCGGCGCGATCCGGATTCGACGAGATCTGGGCCCAGGCCTTCAGGTCCTCCGGCTACGCGGTCGTGACGAGCCCCGGCGGCGACGTGCTCGAGGTTTCGCCGCGCGTCGTGGACCTCTACGTGAACGCGCCCGATGTGCTGAACGCCGCCGGAACGCGCCTCTACACGGTGGAAGCCGGGGAGGCCACGCTGCGCATGGACATACGGGATTCCCTGACGGGAACCCTGCTCGGGCGGGTCGCCGACCACCGCGAGACGCTGAAGACTCCGCGGGCCCAGGCCACCGACTCCGTCACCAACCGCGAGCAGTTTGCCCAGATGTTTGCGGTCTGGGCGCTGGTCGCGGCCAAGGGGCTGCAGGAACTCAAGGCGAATTCGCCGTTGCCCGAAACACTCCAGCGGGAGCGCAAACCCCCGTCGCGCTAG
- the pnp gene encoding polyribonucleotide nucleotidyltransferase, translating into MKPIKKTFALGRHQVTLETGEIARQADGAVLVTMDDTVVLVAVTARKDVKAGQDFFPLTVDYQEKTYAAGRIPGGFFKREGRPSEKEVLTCRLIDRPLRPLFPHGFYNEVQVVATVLSINPEVDSDIPAMIGASAAVTLAGIPFDGPIGAARVGYLDGEYILNPTKTELESSKLNLVVAGTAQAVLMVESEASELSEEVMLGAVVFGHEQMQAAIKAINELAEEGGKDDWDWAPAQNDPALVEKIRTIAENDLGDAYRVKSKSIRQEKLEDVKKRVLEACVVNADPPADGNVVRGILKDMESKIVRGQILNGEPRIDGRDTRTVRPISIRPTLLPRVHGSVLFTRGETQAIVTATLGTGQDEQRIDALTGEYTERFMLHYNFPPYSTGETGRVGVPKRREIGHGRLAKRALLGVLPTREEFGYTLRVVSEITESNGSSSMASVCGGCLALMDAGVPLHGHVAGIAMGLIKEGGRFAVLTDILGDEDHLGDMDFKVAGTDKGITALQMDIKINGITKDIMKVALDQAREGRMHILGLMKTAVPGPREELSTYAPRVIKIKINPDKIRDVIGKGGSVIQALTRETGTTIDIEDDGTISIACLSVEAGEDAKRRIEAITADVEVGRVYEGPVVRLLDFGAIVQLLPGKDGLLHISQIAHERVNAVSDYLKEGQIVKVKVLEADDKGRVRLSRKVLLDPPARREEPATAPAGDGGAPAQ; encoded by the coding sequence GTGAAACCCATCAAGAAGACTTTTGCGCTCGGTCGGCACCAGGTGACCCTGGAGACCGGCGAAATCGCGCGCCAGGCCGACGGCGCCGTGCTCGTTACCATGGACGATACCGTTGTGCTGGTGGCCGTCACTGCGCGCAAGGACGTGAAAGCGGGGCAGGATTTCTTCCCCCTGACCGTCGATTACCAGGAGAAGACCTATGCCGCGGGACGCATCCCCGGGGGCTTCTTCAAGCGTGAAGGCCGACCCTCCGAGAAGGAGGTCCTCACCTGCCGTCTCATCGACCGGCCCCTGCGCCCGCTCTTCCCCCACGGGTTCTACAACGAGGTGCAGGTCGTCGCAACGGTCCTGTCGATCAACCCGGAAGTCGATTCCGACATCCCCGCGATGATCGGCGCCTCCGCCGCCGTGACGCTGGCCGGCATCCCGTTCGATGGCCCCATCGGCGCGGCCCGCGTGGGCTACCTCGATGGCGAATACATCCTCAACCCGACGAAGACGGAGCTGGAAAGCTCGAAGCTGAACCTCGTCGTGGCCGGGACGGCGCAGGCCGTGCTCATGGTCGAGTCCGAGGCGAGCGAACTGTCCGAGGAAGTGATGCTGGGCGCCGTGGTGTTTGGCCACGAGCAGATGCAGGCCGCGATCAAGGCGATCAACGAACTCGCGGAAGAGGGCGGCAAGGACGACTGGGACTGGGCACCTGCCCAGAACGACCCGGCGCTCGTGGAGAAGATCCGCACCATCGCCGAGAACGACCTTGGCGACGCCTATCGCGTGAAATCGAAGTCGATCCGCCAGGAGAAGCTCGAGGACGTGAAGAAGCGCGTGCTGGAAGCGTGTGTCGTGAACGCCGACCCGCCCGCCGACGGCAATGTCGTGCGCGGCATCCTGAAGGACATGGAGTCGAAGATCGTGCGCGGCCAGATCCTCAACGGCGAGCCGCGCATCGACGGCCGTGACACGCGCACGGTGCGCCCCATCTCCATCCGCCCCACGCTGCTGCCGCGCGTGCACGGCTCCGTTCTCTTCACCCGCGGCGAGACGCAGGCCATCGTGACGGCCACGCTTGGCACGGGGCAGGACGAGCAGAGGATCGACGCGCTGACGGGCGAGTACACCGAGCGCTTCATGCTGCACTACAACTTCCCGCCGTACTCCACCGGGGAGACGGGCCGCGTCGGTGTCCCGAAGCGCCGCGAGATCGGCCACGGGCGCCTGGCCAAGCGTGCCCTCCTGGGCGTCCTGCCGACCCGCGAGGAATTCGGCTACACGCTTCGCGTCGTCTCCGAGATCACGGAGTCGAACGGCTCCTCGTCGATGGCCTCGGTCTGCGGCGGCTGCCTTGCGCTCATGGACGCGGGCGTGCCGCTCCACGGCCACGTGGCGGGCATCGCCATGGGCCTCATCAAGGAAGGCGGCCGCTTCGCGGTGCTGACCGACATCCTGGGCGACGAGGATCACCTCGGCGACATGGACTTCAAGGTGGCCGGCACGGACAAGGGCATCACCGCCCTGCAGATGGACATCAAGATCAACGGCATCACCAAGGACATCATGAAGGTCGCGCTCGACCAGGCGCGCGAGGGCCGCATGCACATCCTCGGCCTCATGAAGACCGCGGTGCCGGGTCCGCGCGAGGAGCTCTCCACCTACGCGCCGCGCGTCATCAAGATCAAGATCAACCCGGACAAGATCCGCGACGTGATCGGCAAGGGCGGCAGCGTGATCCAGGCGCTCACGCGCGAGACCGGCACCACGATCGACATCGAGGACGACGGCACCATCTCCATCGCCTGCCTGTCGGTCGAGGCCGGCGAGGACGCGAAGAGAAGGATCGAGGCGATCACCGCGGACGTGGAAGTGGGCCGGGTGTACGAAGGCCCCGTCGTGCGCCTGCTCGACTTCGGCGCGATCGTGCAGCTGCTGCCGGGCAAGGACGGCCTGCTGCACATCTCGCAGATCGCGCACGAGCGCGTGAACGCGGTGTCGGACTACCTCAAGGAAGGCCAGATCGTGAAAGTGAAGGTGCTCGAGGCCGATGACAAAGGCCGCGTTCGGCTGTCCCGGAAGGTGCTGCTCGACCCGCCGGCCAGGCGTGAGGAGCCGGCGACCGCCCCCGCGGGCGACGGCGGCGCACCGGCGCAGTAA
- the rpsO gene encoding 30S ribosomal protein S15: MAVTTANKARVVSEFQRGAGDTGSPEVQIALLTANINSLTDHFKANVKDHHSRRGLLHMVSQRRSLLDYLKRCDVDKYRSTIERLGIRK, from the coding sequence ATGGCCGTAACCACCGCCAACAAGGCGCGCGTTGTTTCCGAATTCCAGCGTGGGGCGGGTGACACCGGGTCTCCCGAAGTGCAGATCGCCCTTCTTACCGCGAACATCAACAGCCTCACCGACCACTTCAAGGCGAACGTGAAGGATCACCATTCGCGCAGGGGACTCCTGCACATGGTGAGCCAGCGCCGCAGCCTGCTCGACTACCTCAAGCGCTGCGACGTCGACAAGTACCGCTCGACGATCGAACGCCTCGGCATCCGCAAGTAG
- the truB gene encoding tRNA pseudouridine(55) synthase TruB — translation MAGGPDGVLLVDKPAGITSTRTLAMAKRALDARKAGHTGTLDPFATGLLPLVFGEATKFSRFLIDSDKSYIATLRLGATSTTGDTEGEIVPGTPICISISEIEACSRELMGVSTQIPPMHSAVRIQGQRLYDLARQGVEVAREPRVIRIDRMEIVEFSGEKLVISVKCSKGTYIRTLAEALGERLGCGAYLTGLRRTVTGAFGIEEAASPDALADMGIEAARARLLPVEVLVQSLPRSDLGEQEAWAIRNGQELVADPGWPAGERAVFDPAGRFIGVALVANGGLAAVRLMTTGPMG, via the coding sequence ATGGCCGGCGGACCGGACGGGGTTCTCCTCGTCGACAAGCCCGCGGGCATCACTTCGACGCGGACCCTGGCCATGGCCAAGCGGGCCCTGGATGCCCGCAAGGCAGGCCACACGGGAACCCTCGACCCCTTTGCCACGGGGCTGCTTCCCCTGGTCTTCGGCGAGGCCACCAAGTTCTCGCGATTCCTGATCGATTCGGACAAGAGCTATATCGCCACGCTTCGCCTGGGGGCCACCTCCACGACGGGCGATACGGAAGGCGAGATCGTGCCCGGGACTCCGATTTGTATTTCAATTTCGGAGATCGAGGCCTGTTCGCGGGAGCTAATGGGTGTTTCGACGCAGATACCCCCCATGCACTCTGCCGTCAGGATCCAGGGGCAGCGCCTCTATGACCTGGCGCGGCAAGGGGTCGAGGTGGCTCGCGAACCCCGGGTCATTCGGATCGACCGGATGGAGATTGTGGAGTTCTCCGGCGAAAAGCTCGTAATTTCGGTTAAATGCTCTAAAGGAACCTATATCAGAACCTTGGCGGAAGCGCTGGGAGAGCGGTTGGGATGCGGGGCGTACCTCACCGGATTGCGCAGGACGGTGACCGGAGCCTTCGGCATCGAGGAAGCCGCGTCCCCTGACGCGCTGGCGGACATGGGGATCGAGGCGGCACGGGCGAGGCTGCTGCCGGTCGAGGTGCTCGTCCAGTCGCTTCCCCGGTCGGACCTGGGCGAGCAGGAGGCCTGGGCCATCCGAAACGGACAGGAACTCGTCGCCGACCCCGGCTGGCCGGCGGGGGAGCGGGCGGTCTTCGACCCGGCGGGCCGATTCATCGGCGTGGCACTGGTGGCGAACGGCGGCCTGGCTGCCGTACGCCTCATGACGACCGGCCCGATGGGGTAG
- the rbfA gene encoding 30S ribosome-binding factor RbfA encodes MSTARLARIADQIQRELSELIRLELRDPRVKLVTITGVELAGDQAHAKVFFTTLGSPEEAQACGDGLTRAAGFLRAGLAHRLSTRTVPDLHFAYDRSIENGVRLSRLIDEAVAPLPPAPPHSTD; translated from the coding sequence ATGAGCACTGCGCGTCTCGCCCGTATCGCGGACCAGATCCAGCGCGAGCTTTCGGAACTGATCCGCCTGGAGCTTCGCGACCCGCGCGTGAAGCTCGTCACGATCACCGGCGTCGAGCTTGCCGGCGACCAGGCGCACGCGAAGGTCTTCTTCACGACACTCGGCTCGCCCGAGGAGGCGCAAGCCTGCGGCGACGGGCTCACCCGCGCAGCCGGGTTCCTGAGGGCGGGTCTCGCGCACCGCCTCTCGACGCGGACCGTTCCCGACCTGCACTTCGCCTACGACCGGTCGATCGAGAACGGCGTGAGGCTTTCGCGCCTCATCGACGAGGCGGTCGCCCCGCTGCCGCCGGCCCCGCCGCACAGCACCGACTGA
- the infB gene encoding translation initiation factor IF-2, with translation MAKSNVAQFAEELKLTVPRLIEQLQAAGVSKQAGEDPVTEQDKTRLLDYLREVHGHKEEKKKITLTRKQTTEIKRADSTGKARTIQVEVRKKRTFVKVDKPETPVEVEKPAAPAAPIIDQDEVRKREEEARRQAELASRQAADAQSKTKKAKTKKEEAEAAAAAAAAAAPTEAAPATPVEGEGVKKKRVMRKKGEELATEAQAPVLVEVKAEAPAEAGAVPDAKAPASEGTLHRPAIRADEKKAVKKPARPTTSWADEMAKRRGMKTRGDAGGGRGGGWRAGARGSRHRDEDPLSAHSVPVEPKVIEVLVPETISVGDLARKMAVKAAEVIKTMMKMGSMVTINQVIDQETAMIVVQEMGHTAKLAKLDDPEAFLTEADAGESAHLSETRPPVVTVMGHVDHGKTSLLDTIRKARVAAGEAGGITQHIGAYHVKTARGVITFLDTPGHEAFTAMRARGSQITDLVILVVAADDGVMPQTIEAINHAKAANVPMIVAVNKIDKPEANPQRVKQDLLAHGVVSEEFGGDAQFIEVSAKTGQGVDRLIEAIQLQAEVLELRAVVNAPAKGMVIEARLDKGRGPVATVLVKSGTLRKGDNVLAGAVFGRVRAMTDEDGKPVNEAGPAIPVEIQGLQEVPRAGDEMLVLNDERKAREIALFRQGKFRDVKLAKQHATKIESAMEQMAETGPAKSLALIIKADVQGSYEGLAHALAKLSTDEVKVNIIHTGVGGITESDVNLALASKAVVIGFNARADATARKLAEHSGVDIRYYSIIYDAVDDLKVAVTGMLPPERKESILGMVEVRNVFRISKVGTVAGCMVTEGLVKRGSQVRLVRAGVVVHTGELDSLKRFKDDVKEVKTGFECGLSLRGFNDVEVGDMIEAFEVVEVARTLA, from the coding sequence ATGGCCAAATCCAACGTCGCCCAGTTCGCCGAGGAGCTCAAGCTCACGGTGCCGCGGCTCATCGAGCAGCTGCAGGCCGCCGGCGTGAGCAAGCAGGCCGGGGAAGACCCCGTGACCGAGCAGGACAAGACGCGCCTGCTCGACTACCTGCGTGAAGTTCACGGCCACAAGGAAGAGAAAAAGAAGATCACGCTCACGCGCAAGCAGACGACCGAGATCAAGCGGGCCGATTCGACCGGAAAGGCGCGCACCATCCAGGTGGAGGTTCGCAAGAAGCGCACCTTCGTGAAGGTCGACAAGCCGGAGACGCCGGTCGAGGTGGAGAAGCCCGCGGCGCCCGCGGCGCCGATCATCGACCAGGACGAGGTCCGCAAGCGCGAGGAGGAGGCCCGCCGCCAGGCCGAGCTGGCCTCGCGCCAGGCCGCGGATGCCCAGTCGAAGACCAAGAAGGCGAAGACCAAGAAGGAAGAGGCCGAGGCTGCCGCCGCGGCTGCCGCCGCGGCCGCTCCCACTGAGGCCGCCCCCGCGACTCCCGTCGAGGGCGAGGGCGTCAAGAAGAAACGCGTCATGCGCAAGAAGGGCGAGGAGCTCGCCACCGAGGCGCAGGCCCCCGTACTCGTGGAAGTGAAGGCCGAGGCCCCCGCCGAAGCCGGGGCGGTCCCGGATGCCAAGGCGCCGGCGAGCGAAGGCACGCTCCATCGCCCGGCCATCAGGGCCGACGAGAAAAAGGCCGTGAAGAAGCCGGCCCGGCCGACCACGTCGTGGGCCGACGAAATGGCCAAGCGCCGCGGGATGAAGACCCGCGGCGACGCAGGTGGCGGACGCGGCGGTGGCTGGCGCGCGGGTGCGCGCGGCTCGCGCCATCGTGACGAGGACCCCTTGTCCGCCCACAGCGTTCCGGTGGAGCCGAAAGTGATCGAAGTGCTCGTTCCCGAGACGATCAGCGTCGGGGACCTTGCGCGCAAGATGGCGGTGAAGGCGGCCGAGGTCATCAAGACCATGATGAAGATGGGCTCGATGGTCACCATCAACCAGGTCATCGACCAGGAAACGGCCATGATCGTGGTGCAGGAGATGGGCCACACGGCCAAGCTCGCGAAACTCGACGACCCCGAGGCCTTCCTCACCGAGGCCGATGCCGGAGAGTCCGCGCACTTGAGCGAGACCCGGCCACCTGTCGTCACCGTGATGGGCCACGTGGACCACGGCAAGACCTCCCTCCTCGACACGATCCGCAAGGCGCGGGTCGCGGCGGGCGAGGCGGGCGGGATCACGCAGCACATCGGCGCCTACCACGTGAAGACGGCGCGCGGCGTCATCACCTTCCTCGACACACCGGGCCACGAGGCCTTCACGGCGATGCGCGCACGCGGAAGCCAGATCACCGACCTCGTGATCCTGGTCGTGGCCGCCGACGACGGAGTCATGCCGCAGACCATCGAGGCCATCAACCACGCCAAGGCCGCGAACGTGCCGATGATCGTGGCGGTGAACAAGATCGACAAGCCCGAGGCCAACCCGCAGCGCGTGAAGCAGGACCTGCTCGCGCACGGCGTGGTTTCCGAGGAATTCGGCGGCGATGCGCAGTTCATCGAGGTTTCGGCCAAGACGGGGCAGGGCGTCGACCGGCTCATCGAGGCGATCCAGCTCCAGGCCGAGGTGCTCGAGTTGCGCGCGGTAGTGAACGCGCCGGCCAAGGGCATGGTCATCGAGGCGCGGCTCGACAAGGGCCGTGGACCGGTGGCGACCGTACTCGTGAAGTCCGGCACGCTCCGGAAGGGCGACAACGTCCTCGCCGGCGCCGTGTTTGGACGCGTTCGGGCCATGACCGACGAGGACGGCAAGCCGGTCAACGAGGCCGGCCCGGCCATTCCGGTCGAGATCCAGGGCCTGCAGGAAGTGCCGCGGGCAGGCGACGAGATGCTGGTGCTCAACGACGAGCGCAAGGCGCGCGAGATCGCGCTCTTCCGCCAGGGCAAGTTCCGCGACGTGAAGCTCGCCAAGCAGCACGCGACCAAGATCGAGAGCGCCATGGAGCAGATGGCCGAGACGGGCCCCGCCAAGTCGCTGGCCCTCATCATCAAGGCGGACGTGCAGGGCTCCTACGAGGGTCTCGCGCATGCGCTCGCTAAGCTTTCGACCGACGAGGTGAAAGTCAACATCATCCATACCGGAGTAGGCGGCATCACGGAGTCCGACGTGAACCTCGCGCTGGCTTCCAAGGCGGTGGTGATCGGCTTCAACGCCCGGGCCGATGCCACCGCGAGAAAGCTCGCCGAGCATTCCGGCGTGGACATCCGCTACTACAGCATCATCTACGACGCGGTCGACGACCTGAAGGTCGCCGTCACGGGCATGCTGCCCCCGGAACGCAAGGAATCCATCCTCGGCATGGTCGAGGTGCGAAACGTGTTCAGGATCTCGAAGGTGGGCACCGTGGCCGGGTGCATGGTGACCGAGGGGTTGGTGAAGCGCGGCTCGCAGGTCCGTCTCGTGCGCGCCGGCGTCGTCGTTCACACGGGCGAGCTCGACTCGCTCAAGCGATTCAAGGACGACGTGAAGGAAGTGAAGACCGGTTTCGAGTGCGGCCTGTCGCTCCGGGGTTTCAACGACGTCGAGGTCGGCGACATGATCGAGGCGTTCGAGGTCGTCGAAGTGGCGAGGACGCTCGCCTGA